The nucleotide window CCATCAGTTTTTTGAAGTTGGCCGGGATCATGGTAAACCTGCCGCTGTTGTAGATCGCTTCGGGGTTTACAAATACGCCCATGTCAGCATTTTCTTTCAGCAGTTTGGCAAATGGTTCGAGAGAACCGGCAGTTTCATCCTTTTTCAGGTGGAAGAGGTGGTCCACTTCTGTCACCAGGCTTTTGGTGATTTCGTCATCACCGGAGGTGAGGGCGGCAGGAGTAGCTACAGCTGAGTCTACTGCTACTTCACCATCGTCAACGCCAGGCAGGCCGGGAGTTCCTGCAGGGTTGTATTTGTTCAGTCCTTCTTCAGGGTCGAAGGCAGCGATATAGATAACGGTAGATTTGTTCCATGCTATCACGCCTTTGTTGTCTCCTTCAACAGCATATTTGAATTCATTACCTGTTTTCAGGGAGAAGTTTTTCTCACTTTTTTTCAGGAAGGCTTCAAACTTATCTGCATCGGAGAGGGTGGCAGTGGCGCTCAGGTAGGATTTATGTTCTCCAGCCTGTCCCTGGAAAACGAAAGAAACAAAAAAATGTCCTTTCAGATCGATACCGGAGTTTTCAGCATCTTTCCAGGCTTTCATTACATCGTTAGCTGTATCTTTGGATTGTACAGCGGAGAAGATTTTATCCATGGTCAGGCCGTTGGTAGCCAGTTTCTGGGTAATTTCCTTCGCATTCAGGTCAATAACTACGCCGGCTGTTTTAGGGATATGTTTACTGACATCCGGCACTTTGGAGCAGGATGAAAGCACTACCGCTGCTGTAACAGCAATTAACAAAACTTTGGAAATTGTTCTTTTCATAAAAGATATAAAAATTAAAAAATTGACTACAGGGGGAGCAGGAATCATTCACTGCTGCACATTCCCACTATCGTGGTATATAATTCCTGCAAAAGTACGTATATTTTTGTAGCTTATATGTCCCTATTTTTTCCGGGAGTACCTACAATATTTTCTTATCAATATAGTTAATACCTTTGTTGCTTACTATGAGACTAACAATTAAAACCATCGAAAAACCTTTATGTACCTGATCCTTCTGCAATACATCCGTCCAGTAGCGGCGGTGGAGCATTTTATGGAAGCGCATACTGCGTTCCTTCAGAAATACTTTGACAACGGCAAGTTTATCCTGTCTGGTCGAAGGAAGCCCAAATCCGGCTCACTGATCCTTTGTCAGGCGTCCAGCCGTAGAGAGGTGGAGCAGATTATGAGTGAAGATCCACTGGAAAGAAATCAGCTGGCTGTTTATGAGATCATCGAATTTGAGCCGACTTACGCCTCCATAGCCGAAAAATAGTTTTCTTCAGTAGTGCCAGCTTCGTGTTTCTATTTACCTCTCTCTGATTACTACTTCATAAAGTAAATGACTTTAGTCAGCCATTTGCTACTATCCTTTTCTTTGCCTGGATCTGTCACATACATCTCAATCGTTGGCGGGATTATTTTTTTACCCTTGTTTTCGATAAACTGCTGAATAGCCACATGGGCGTTGGCAATTTTGTCGTAAGGACCGTAGTAGTCTACATAAGCTGCCTTTGCAGCCGGGAGTTTGATGATTTCAAAGCCGGGCCCCAGTTTGCTGCCTTCCGGTACGGGGATAGCGGCTGCCATGTCTGTTTCGTGTTTTTCCTTATCCCAGGTAAAAAAGAGCCCGCAAGGCACGCCAGGCTGTAGTTTTGCAGCTGTGGCCGCTTCATAGATCTTACCCAGGTTATTGCGGTAGTAGCTGGTAATATTTTTTATGGGGATGGTTTTTCTGAGTGCAGCATAAGTGGTGGCAGGATAATTCATTTCCCTAACGGTGACGTTCATACCAGTCGGAGTACCCGGACCACTCTTGTCGGCCTCCGCCATTTTTTTGAGGTTATCCAGTCCTTTGGCAAAATCATTTTCCAGGGCACCTTTCATAAAAAGCGCCATCACATTCTGTGGCCGGCCGTAATGGGCATCAAAGCCCCATACCACCTTGGTTTTACCAGCAGCTTCAGACAGCTGAAAAAAAACGTCTGATTCAGATTTGAACGGTGATATAAAGGTCAGTTTCTGCTGGATGGATTTGTAGGGATCCAGTGAAAGATGTTGCAGTTTGCCTTCTCCGATTTTTTTTCCTTTCCAGGCATCAATTGCACCCACGGTTCCGTCATCACCGGAAATAGTGTATACGGCGGTGGAGTCCATCTGTTTCCAGGTGCTCCATTGGTTAAACTTCTCGAACCGGACAATATTATTCCATACGATGGAGGCTGGGGCATTGATTTCCACCGAACGTTCAACATGTATCTGGGTAGGGGCAGCAAAAATGAGGATGATCAGAACAAGCAAGAGAATACCTACTATCCAGGCAAGTGTTTTTAAGACTTTCATAACTCCGGGGTATTGATTACAATAAAAATACGTTTTTTTATCGTGTGACCGCCGGAGCGTCGGCATCATGGGTAACGATGGGTTACTCTTTTTCCTTTTCTTCTTTTTCTGAATAACGTTTGTCGGCAGCAGCAGCTTGTTCAAAATCCAGGATCACGGAGTTGATGCAGTAGCGGAGGCCTGTTGGCGGGGGGCCGTCATCGAAAACATGGCCCAGGTGTGCTTTACAGCGGCCGCACAATACTTCGGTACGATACATGCCATGACTGTTGTCCGGGGCATAGATCACGCTGGATTTGGCAACGGGCTCAAAAAAGCTGGGCCAGCCACAGCTACTCTCAAATTTGGCATCAGACACAAAAAGCGGATGTCCGCAGGCTGCACAGTAATAGGTTCCGGTTTCCTTGCTGTTCCAGTATTTTCCGGTAAATGCCCATTCTGTTCCTTTTTCTCTGGCGATGTTGTATACTTCCGGTGGCAATATCTTCTTCCATTCGTCGTCCGTCAGGTTCACTTTACTTGTGTCCGAATGGGAGTATACGTCTCCCTTCTTTTTTCCTTCTTCCATTGAATTCTTTTTTACGCTTTTGCGCGGGTAAGTACAGTTGGTGACTAATATAACATGCTCAAAATTATCAGATTCCGTATGTTCATACATGGTGATTCTTTTCGTTAACTTGTCGTTAACACTATCATTGTGTTTCTCTGTTGGCCTGATGAATATTTTTTCTCTTAATAAATTACGAATGAACCAGCTTCATGGATTGTTAAATCCTGCAAATCAACCGGGTATTTAGCAAATCTCGTACTTAAATGTTTAAAACAGTCTGATAATCACCCGCGAGCAACTGCGTATAAATTATTAACTTTACGCCAAAAGGCTAGTTAAGTGGCGGACATTATCAATTTATTACCAGACAATATAGCGAACCAGATAGCTGCAGGAGAAGTGATACAAAGACCGGCATCAGCGGTAAAGGAATTACTGGAAAACGCAGTAGATGCAGGAGCAACCGAGATTCAGCTGATCATAAAAGATGCGGGCAAGGAATTGGTGCAGGTAATCGATAATGGTGGTGGTATGAGCGAAACAGATGCCCGTATGTGCTTCGAACGACATGCTACCTCCAAGATACAATCCATAGACGACCTCTTCCAGATCCGGACCATGGGATTCAGGGGGGAAGCTCTGGCTTCCATCGCTGCCGTTTCCCAGGTGGAGCTCAAAACCCGTAAAAAAGGCAGCGA belongs to Chitinophaga sp. HK235 and includes:
- the msrB gene encoding peptide-methionine (R)-S-oxide reductase MsrB, whose product is MEEGKKKGDVYSHSDTSKVNLTDDEWKKILPPEVYNIAREKGTEWAFTGKYWNSKETGTYYCAACGHPLFVSDAKFESSCGWPSFFEPVAKSSVIYAPDNSHGMYRTEVLCGRCKAHLGHVFDDGPPPTGLRYCINSVILDFEQAAAADKRYSEKEEKEKE
- a CDS encoding GyrI-like domain-containing protein, which produces MKVLKTLAWIVGILLLVLIILIFAAPTQIHVERSVEINAPASIVWNNIVRFEKFNQWSTWKQMDSTAVYTISGDDGTVGAIDAWKGKKIGEGKLQHLSLDPYKSIQQKLTFISPFKSESDVFFQLSEAAGKTKVVWGFDAHYGRPQNVMALFMKGALENDFAKGLDNLKKMAEADKSGPGTPTGMNVTVREMNYPATTYAALRKTIPIKNITSYYRNNLGKIYEAATAAKLQPGVPCGLFFTWDKEKHETDMAAAIPVPEGSKLGPGFEIIKLPAAKAAYVDYYGPYDKIANAHVAIQQFIENKGKKIIPPTIEMYVTDPGKEKDSSKWLTKVIYFMK
- a CDS encoding YciI family protein, whose product is MYLILLQYIRPVAAVEHFMEAHTAFLQKYFDNGKFILSGRRKPKSGSLILCQASSRREVEQIMSEDPLERNQLAVYEIIEFEPTYASIAEK